Within Lagopus muta isolate bLagMut1 chromosome 1, bLagMut1 primary, whole genome shotgun sequence, the genomic segment AATAAACCTAGTAGCACATGAATGGATAAGGAATAAACATTTCAATCATTAGCATACAGGACtggaacagaaaacagcagacagAATACCAAGTGGGACATTTGCAGGTTTTGAATTTCACTTCACAATAACAATACAAAAAGATATCTGATTCCTAATATCAGGACCCATCAGGAGACTCCCAAAAGCATGCCTTAAGTATATGACTCAGCCTAACACATGAAAATTTTGAGTGCATTTCCCTGATCTTTTTAGGCATCACAACTTCTTGTAAACACCTCTGACCTTTGTCAGGAATTACTTACAAAATAGCACATCTCAAGAATGTACCTCGCATCCAAAGCACTGTAAAAATACTTTGTGGACTTGTAATATTATTGCTTCACAAACACCAAGATTCTTAAAACCTctgctgttagaaaaaaaagtattatttgaaaaaacattCAGACAAAAATGCAATTCTCTTTTAAAGGGGAGTAAAATTAAtaaacttacaaaaaaaaattttatcAATAATTGTCACAATTGATAAAATTTTCAGGTAAGAAACAGCCAAgtgtttggatttttatttttatttttgaaagaagtgCTGATTTACTATATGCCTGGTCTGTGAAAAGGGATTGTAGCAGAACTGGGCTCACTCATTGCACCCACGTGAGCAGTATGTCATCTCTCATCATGCAAACGGACTCAGAGGATTCAGctctctgaaagcatttgtaCTCACATGCATGGAACGTAAATATGCCTTTAGTAGAATTTATGGATAAGTAAAAAACCTGTGATGATATCATAATaaattttttttaccttaactGGATTGCTTTCATACAAAGTTGGAAATAGaggatctgctgctgctctcaaaTCCAAGCTATGGTCAGTCCTAGGATCACTGTATATCAGCAGTACTCACCACCCTTTGCCGGACTTGATCCACTAATGGTGGATCAGCAttttcatgaggaaaaacttctaaAGAAATTCTCCTGCACCAGTGATAGtcatacaaaacaaacaactcacCTCAGCACTGTCAATACTCCATCAATGGCGGAGTAGAAATTGCAGGAATTCTAGCAGACTTAAATAGGATTGCCAGCCTCGTGGCATCTCCAAGACGCCATGTATTCAAAGGTAGTTCAGAATCTCagttgcatttccttttttctgtgtttttccttagCTAAAATCTATTTacttctctgtaaagaaaaggGGCCCTGGTCTTCTTTTGACTTTTTATTATGCTTATAAGGAAGCTCCTTCTTTTGGTTGCTCATCCACAATAACTTTGTGCACCAGGGTCTTCTATCAGAAATATGGATACTTACCATCAAAAGAGACCACTTCAaacattttaacaaaataagaaTGTACATGGACATATAAATGAGTTTGCTTTATGAGGTACAGTTGGCCAAAGAGAAACCAAATAATTGAAAAGACGTGCACAAAGCCTGTGaccttttgaaaaaaataaaaagcagatttgtttttatttttatttccatgtgtACTTTGTGCTAAAGGTTTAAGTAAATTATGTAAGAAGTAATTGAACTCTAGATGCTTCTGATTATAATGAAAGACATATTGGTCATTGTGTCTTTTCTTCCAAATCTCAGGATGTGGAAACCACTACTATGCACCCACACTCTTGTCCTTGTGTACCTCACAACAAATTTTAACTGGAAATAATATTCATTCTCGTAGTAAAGTCTTgtcagaaaacataaaaatatacatacagcACTGACTCCTAATGGCACACCTGCTAAGTCCAGCAGAATGACTTTGAAAAGATGAAGTTTGGTCATTAGACTCACTGAGACACAATTTAGGGGTTAAAATTGAAGTTATTTGCTATCatcaaataaaatcatagaatcatagaatggtttgggttggaagggatctctaaatcatgtagttccaatccttctgctataggcagggacaccacCCTCTTGATAGGGTTgtcaaagccccatccagcctggccatgaatgcttccagggaggggccATCCATTGCCaacctgggcaacctgttccagtgtctcaccacctgcacagtaaagaatttctttccgATATCTAgtctaataaataaataataataataataattgtaaaatttttaaaaaagaagaatcacaAATCTGAAGAATTTTGTATGACATATCAGCTTAAACTTTAATCATGGAGAGGCTGTATTTTACATCACTTTACTAAGATTGACAGTTAAAAAACCCAAATCCATATCTTCTTGCTAAGGTAAAGATAACAGGATCAAATAGACTATAGCCAACATTTAGAAGATCAGAGTAACTGGGATTAATTATAgggaaaaagcaacacagaaagcagtcctttctgctgaaagaaatactgaatgaaGTAAGCGCATATACAAAAACATGCTGATGAGCAACAGTTCGTACTGATTTGTCAACAAGCTGTCAACAACTCTGACATGCATATATCTTGTGAACATAGAAATGTAGGAAATACAATTCTTGACTTCAATAAGGTGTTCATGCTGTTTCTTACAATATGGACCTAAAATAGCTAGTAAGTAATGATTCATATGATCATTAGCAGAAACTTTGTGCATAGATATATCACTGCCAAAACaggtatttaattaaaaatgtcacagattccaagttggttttgttttttttttaattgtgttttgttttattttggtttattttatgGGCTTGTCTGGTTTTAAATCTAACATATTTAGTTACTTATCATAAGAAAATTATTATATTACTCACAACTACCCAAATGTTATAATTGCCTTCATTGGTCACATGCatataaatacatgttttgtctttattttgttttttgtggtttctttcttctccacttCTGGAGGATCACACAAATGAACAAGTGCATTATGAAAGGTTTATGCTTTTAAACTCTCAGTTAAGATGACAGACATCTTCTAAACGCACTCCAAAAGGGCTGCAAAACaactaattttttattttttatttttctggtctaaaataaacattacaaagtccaaattaaaatagaaagccACCTTTTAAACCAAAAGTAGTATCTTACTGGGCAAATCAACACTGACCtcttatttttttgctattctaaaattcagtaaaattattttttaagattgtTTAAATACTATCTTGCATTATGAAGCTTTTCAGTTCCGAtactagtttaaaaaaagagatttgaCTTCATACCTGTTTTATTTACTGCTCAATATTTAAtagtatttaatatttaatactaAGTATTAGGCTCAAAAGCTCACACATGACAATTATTCACATATGAGTATGGGACAAATTCCTGATGACACTTCATACACAAATCTTGCAAAAATGTGCTAGGTTACATGCTAGGTTAGTCTTCAGACCTTAAGTATTCAGTTAATTATCTTTGTATAAAAAGGTGATATTGTTTAATTcacctttgtttttgttttttttttttaaatctattcaCATAGTTCCTTCTATTCCATACTCCCTTATTGCTTCTTTTACTTGTAACAGTGGAAAAAAGTTTCATGCAGACTTTGGTTTTAACCCATTAACAGGTAGGATTACTTAAGGGTAATCACAAAAAGCTAAAGTTTTGACAGAACTTCTGGAAGCCACTTACCCCACCCCCTTGCTCAAGTTACAAAAGGCTGCCTTGGGTCTCATCCAGGCAGCAGCCACTATCCCAGCCACAAATTTACCAAGTGCGCTTCACCCATCATCCagatcattaatgaagatgttaaacaggacTGCACCCATTATTGATCCTCAGGGTACCCCTGTCACTACCGGCCTCCTAGTGGGAGATTTTGCACCATTCCCTAATCCTAACCTTCTCATTTTCTTGATCAATTTCCTATTAGTTTGTTTTACTTAGGATGATATTTGGTTCTATGCCCTACCATAAAGGTTAAAATAAGCATGAATACATGATGGCACACAGTCATTGAATAGATCTTTTCTGTCACTGACATTAAGAGATTACCTAAATCCACATCTGCTTTCTAgatgaagcaaaaaatattaTACACAaattcctgcctttttttccacagaattgTAGACAGACctcaaataatgtattttttaatttaaaaatgaaatttcactttctttctacTTTCCTAGCAAGTGTATctgattattttctatttgtttgggaaatgttcattttcaacaagaaaatgcagaaaatcacttaagtattaaaaaatatttcttacctGAGTTCTTTGACTGATTAAAGATAACAGACAAATTAGTTACTTCAACCTGAACACAGTAGCAGTCTAAGATACTGTTAAATTCCAAGTTTTTCAAGTCTTTAGTAAGTCACTTTTGATTAAAGACTATGATAAGTCACACCTTCACAAAGTCCTGCTTACTTATGTAAATTAGCTCCTTTTCTCAAGTTGCCTTAAATGAATGTGAAGCTTATTAAACACCACAAATGGACATCACTGTTTTGTCTGAGCTTTGCAATGATGATGCTCCAAAGGAGCTACCTTGCTGTTCTaaaaagattgaaagaaaaaaattatccatGCTAAAGAAATGTTTAAGTAGTTCTAAACAATAGATGGGATTAGAAGGCTTATACAAAGCCTTATCCTTAATGTGACTCATTTAAAAGACTGAACTCATCACTCACTGAAGGAGTTTCCATTCAGtctgtaaaatatataaagatGGGCACAGATGGAGAACATGTTAATTTACACCTGAAAAGCTTAGAGTTTGAAAACTGCTTACCTTATATGAAAGCATTAAGTAATTAAGAATGTGTATCTCATCATATATGTTAAtactctctcttttttctcaaGGTTTTCTAATCTCAGTTTCAAAATCTCTgcaaaaagcagatgaagataTGCTGCTAACTGCAATCAATCTAGGAAGAACCCTTCGAAATGGAGATAGAACTGAAAAGAGAGGAGCAGTGCCTTTGCTGAAACGTTATAAGATTGAGGAAAGCTTCTTGGATGAAGACGATGACAGAAGATTAAAGTTTTTTGTgagttttcagttttacatttttttaatcgCCTAAGTATTGAATTGAAATTCTTTTCATAGCCCTTTAGAAGACAAGTAATTTAAAGTAATGACTTGTTgggtacaggaaaaaaatcagtttagGATTGAATGAAATCCTTTCTAccataatttcttcttttgaattttctgatttccagtttttaaatgtttaatctgggcagttaaattaaaaaattaaaaataatttaaatagaaacaaaagtTTGGAGGGAAGAGCCTATGTTTCAGCAtgtctcttgttttttttttttgttttttttttttctaaaggtaAACTGATagtactgtttttcttcttaaaacagGACACTGATTCCAGACATGATTTCTTAAATCATGGTGTACCTATCAGTGCAGGCAGAAAGCAACTACCTTATCTTGCACTGAAGGGAGccattgcttttccagctgacactgaaattcagaatattGAATCAATACAGGAAAGAGAGacagtggaagaagaaaattcagctaAATTCCCCATAGGAAGGAGAGATTTTGACAGtaagtacattttatttttttctctcttcttttttttagatTAATTCTGGTAAGGTATACTTCAGTGTCTCTGAAACCATTTCTTAAAAGCACAGTTAGATACTCCATTTAATATCTGGGATTTGTTAGTGCTATTTAAATCCTGCATTTCCAACTTGCCTCTACTGTAAATAGTCTGGGGGATGGGGTGTAGGCATTTGTAGGCCATACAGAATTCTAGTTCTTTGCTATTTTAAACTTTCGCTTTATATTCCTGTAGTGCTCAGATGCATGCTGGGAAGAGTCTATCGACCCTGTTGGCAAGTCTGAAAACTACTGACTCACAGCACCTTCtttgaaaaagattaaatattttattgtgaGTTTAACATGATTGGAAGATATTTGTGTCTTAGTATTCCTATACATATGCATctaacattattttcattatattgcAATGTTGAGAGAAGCATAATTCATTACCAAAACAGAGCATAGTTGTCAATACTGATGTAttcttaacaaaaataaaagataccTGCATAATCAGACTTGTAAGCATTTGTCTAATTATACACACAAGCTATTTTCATTGATTTGagtgtgaagaaaagcaaatcatgAATTTCACCTTTTTCTTACAAAATCTCACTTCTGAAGTGCTCAATAGACAAtgcaggtaaaaataaaaagttacaCTTTAAAAAATTGAGTTAATTTTGCCTGACCAACAATCAATTTATTCTTGCTTGCAGTtctgttgttctttctttttccatcaatTTTGCTGTCCAATTCCTTCTGAGGGTTGTTTGAAGTCTTACGTTTCTTAGCATTTTTTGGCAAAGATATTTCACTTTCCTCATCATAGATAACTTTGTCATTATTCAAATCCATCTGTTCATTCTTGGAGTTCTTGTTCCTTGGCTGACAACTcaatttccccatttctctataatttttattctgatgaacattttcagaaatagttccAAGCACTGGTATGTCAAGACATGAATTCATACCTTCTGTCATGCAAGAATATCAAAAACAtatgtgaagaaaagaagttaCCTGGGTTTAATCATCTGTTTTCTATCAGGACTaccatgtgattttttttatcaaaaCAATTGCTTtataaagcagaacaaaactaTTCTGGTCATTGCACTTGCATTTGCTACGTATTAAGTATGCTGatatttcaaaattactttGCTCAAAAATAAGCTAAGGAAACTAAATTAGGGAAATTAATTTAAAGCTTTGAGATATTAGAAAATATGCATAAAGGatttagaatatatatatatgatatagcTTATGGAGGAATAACccaaacaattattttcttagaGATATAAATTTCAGTTAGCTTGCGTATGTCAAATAAGAAGTAACATTACATAAAAAGTATCactattttttttaccttaagaTAGCATCAATACATGTGTTTCAAACAATATcttaaaaattcaaatttagCATTAAAATTTCAATGCAAAGGCATTTAGCTGCTCACAGTATATACAAAGCAATGAgacatctatttttttcttgaaaacatatttatacATGAATTTTACCAAAGCTTTCTTTGATAATAGTTGAACACTTAGATATCACATTCACATATTCAATTCCACAACGGCTTACCTGTGAAATATTTACCTTGCAAATGTTGCTTTGGTGCAGGATTTATGCAGGCTGGCATTTGTCTACTGCTGAGGAAGTGCTGATCCCTTATTTTACTCAGCTCATTTTTGTATGTACATGCAAACTGAGATTTGATTGAAGATTGCTCCATCTACCAATAATAATTTGTGTTAGCTTTACTTACAGAAGTAAAATTCAACACCTGCAGGACTAGTAAAATACTAAATTTCCACTCTGTTGTCTCAAAAGTTTTACTAAAAAATGAGGATACTcacataaaaaaagaatttatatgAAGTattcaaaatacacaaaagTATACAAAATATATAAGTTTTCAAGAATACTTACAGCAATAATAGTGAAACACTGCAAAAGTAATATAAATTAGCCTTCAACATATTTGTCTAAAACttctatataaaatattatttcagatCTCCCTGTGTTAACCTTCAGATTTTGCAATTAATCTCTAAAATACAGGTGTACTGAACACTGATGTCAAGTGCCAGATCTGTCAAAACATGCATAGCCTACATTGCCAAAAAGCTACAATGGCGAAGAACATTACTGAATCTGGTTCTCTATGTTCATCGCCCTTTCCTAGCTTTGAAAGGATATAATCTAGTCTTATAGCCCAGGCAAATCAAAATATGTTGTTCAACTACAAAAATTGTGTGAAAATTTTAATATAGTCAATATAATTATATTTACTGGAGTTGGTGATTCCAGGTCAATCTTCCTCAGTTTATACTTAGGCTACAGTTTCTCTAACTATCACTTACTCTAATTCCAGGGCCAAACTTCATACTAGCTGGCCAATCTGTCAGAAATGTTATAGAGTCTGCAAGACAATTTGTGCCCTTGCTTCCTTTTGAAAGtctattaaattatttaaaatacattgaaagTTATAGCAGGGATTAGGATTTCTAGCTAATAAATCTGTTAAAATGTCACAGGTGAATTCTAATAAATACAAGCTGAATGAGAAATGCTGCGCAAAcatcagcaaaaagaaaatacagtaaacactgtcacaaaataaatactttttttttcatttattttatttttttcagttggtttTGTTGAGTAGGAGGTTTGCAGGCACTTTTAGGATTTAAAAGTTTGCATTATACTTTCCTTCTATGCACAAGCATGTTTAAATACTCTATTTCCAAGTTTTCACTTCCATAGATCATTTTGTTCCAATTCAAACTTTCATATTCaaacagaataacagaaaagaATACATGGCTGGAAACCTCATTTCACAGGGGTCGCAAAATTCAGTCACAGTTTATACCACTTCCATCACACACTGCTTTCATCCACGTAAAGTAATAGACTCTAGCTTTTAGAGGTAGCCTAGTATCTGCATGATACTGCAGTTGATCAGGTGAATATATTTGCTatcttttatttacataaaCATGGGTAATTCTTACTTAATGTGCCCATATCCGTACAGTCTCTCTGAAAGATTCCTTATAGTCTTCTCCATGTGCTACAGGGGAATTTCTGCTCCAGCATCCAGAGCACCTCATACCCCTCTTCGCTGACTTTGGTGTTTGCAGAGATGTTTCTCTCACTTTTCTCATTCACTTCTTACAGCTACCATGCTTACCCTTTCTTAAATATGTTACCACAGAACTATCACCAGCATCACTGATGAAGTCAGCGTTGGccagtgttggttttttttttataactgaCTATGCCCAGCATGCAGGCAGCTCCTGATCTCTTCTCATAGAGGTTACCTGTAGCTCAGCTGCTACACAAAGCTTGCCATACAAACCCAGCAGAGAAGGATGAAACTATACCCAAAGACTCAGAATAAGTATTTGAAACTGCACAAAATGCATGACTAATCTTTTTTAACTAAATGTAACATCCTATTTATATAATGTTCAGAACATACatggcttaattttttttagtttagtaTTACTGTATTCTTCctggttttgctgtttctccAATGCTTCATCATAATCCTTTAAAATTTACTCGATCCTCAACTTTTTATTAAGTGATACACATTATGCAACAATAACCTGCACACAAAATGCTATCACATTCGTATTGCAAGAGGCAAATAAGATGCATTTTGTACTGAGCTAATGAAGATGTAATAAATACAGAACCAAAAAAGCCCATCAAGCAGTCAAGAAAGCTTGATAGTTAACATTCTATaaacaatgaattattttttggacttcagggttgttttttttttttacaacaccCACAAGACATTTAATGAACTTAATTTTCAGGGATTAGAATATGTGGAAACAAAGGaccaaatactgaaaaaaattcacaaaCTCATCTGTCTGTATTTCAACTGCACTGAAGCATAAAATATGCCTCAAAATTTTGTGCCACATCACATGCTACTCAGCCATTTACAAGCAAATAAAGTACATAAAACTCTACCAAATAGAACTGTTTCAGTTGATCCTAGTACTAAGATAAACGGTATATATGAATCAAGACTGCAAAACTAGACTTGTTAAAGCAAACCTCCCAGTTGGTGTAGGAATATAAACCTGCTAGTACAACAACTGTACTACACTGAGTTAGCAACAAGATAATTTTAATAGCCCGAAGGCAGAACAAAACAGTGTGAGTCTACAGCtgaatcaaaaagaaaaggtcTTCCAGAatgttccttaaaaaaaaaaaaaaaaaaaaaaaaaaaaaagactaactTCAAATTTGATTGAGTAACACATAATAAATGCT encodes:
- the PMCH gene encoding pro-MCH isoform X2 encodes the protein MGTDGEHVNLHLKSLEFENCLPYMKALNEDMLLTAINLGRTLRNGDRTEKRGAVPLLKRYKIEESFLDEDDDRRLKFFDTDSRHDFLNHGVPISAGRKQLPYLALKGAIAFPADTEIQNIESIQERETVEEENSAKFPIGRRDFDMLRCMLGRVYRPCWQV
- the PMCH gene encoding pro-MCH isoform X1, translated to MCISSYMLILSLFSQGFLISVSKSLQKADEDMLLTAINLGRTLRNGDRTEKRGAVPLLKRYKIEESFLDEDDDRRLKFFDTDSRHDFLNHGVPISAGRKQLPYLALKGAIAFPADTEIQNIESIQERETVEEENSAKFPIGRRDFDMLRCMLGRVYRPCWQV